A single window of Bordetella genomosp. 11 DNA harbors:
- the glyA gene encoding serine hydroxymethyltransferase — protein MFDRTRTISQVDEAVWAAIQKENHRQEQHIELIASENYASPAVMQAQGTQLTNKYAEGYPGKRYYGGCEFVDIVEQLAIDRLKELFGAEAANVQPNSGSQANQGVYMAVLKPGDTVLGMSLAEGGHLTHGASVNASGKLYNFLPYGLDADEVLDYGKVESLAQEHKPKLIVAGASAYALHIDFERMARIARDNGALFMVDIAHYAGLVAGGVYPNPVPHADFVTSTTHKSLRGPRGGVIMMKSEYEKAINSAIFPGIQGGPLMHVIAAKAIAFKEALQPEFRDYAHQVAKNAKVLAETLVKRGLRIVSGRTESHVMLVDLRAKGITGKEAEAVLGQAHITVNKNAIPNDPEKPFVTSGIRLGTPAITTRGFKEAETELTANLIADVLDDPRNEANIASVRERVDALTTRLPVYG, from the coding sequence ATGTTTGACCGTACCCGCACCATTTCCCAGGTGGACGAAGCCGTCTGGGCCGCCATCCAGAAGGAAAACCACCGCCAGGAACAGCACATAGAGCTGATCGCATCGGAAAACTATGCCAGTCCGGCGGTCATGCAGGCGCAGGGCACGCAACTGACGAACAAGTACGCGGAAGGTTATCCGGGCAAGCGCTATTACGGCGGCTGCGAGTTCGTCGACATCGTGGAACAGCTGGCCATCGATCGCCTCAAGGAGCTGTTTGGCGCCGAAGCCGCCAACGTGCAGCCGAACTCCGGGTCCCAGGCCAACCAGGGCGTGTACATGGCGGTGCTCAAGCCGGGTGATACGGTCCTGGGCATGAGCCTCGCCGAAGGCGGCCACCTGACTCACGGGGCCTCCGTCAACGCGTCCGGCAAGCTTTACAACTTCCTGCCTTACGGGCTGGACGCCGACGAAGTGCTCGATTACGGCAAGGTCGAATCCCTGGCGCAGGAGCACAAGCCCAAGCTCATCGTCGCCGGCGCGTCCGCCTATGCCCTGCATATCGATTTCGAGCGCATGGCGCGCATCGCCCGCGACAATGGCGCGCTCTTCATGGTGGACATCGCCCACTACGCCGGCCTGGTGGCGGGCGGCGTGTATCCCAACCCGGTGCCGCACGCCGATTTCGTCACCTCGACCACGCACAAATCGCTGCGCGGCCCCCGCGGTGGCGTGATCATGATGAAATCCGAATACGAAAAGGCCATCAATTCGGCAATTTTCCCGGGTATCCAGGGTGGCCCTCTGATGCATGTCATCGCCGCCAAGGCCATCGCCTTCAAGGAAGCCTTGCAGCCGGAATTCCGCGATTACGCCCACCAGGTGGCCAAGAACGCCAAGGTGCTGGCCGAAACGCTGGTCAAGCGCGGCCTGCGCATCGTCTCCGGACGCACCGAAAGCCACGTCATGCTGGTCGACCTGCGCGCCAAGGGCATTACCGGCAAGGAAGCCGAAGCGGTGCTGGGCCAGGCCCACATCACGGTCAACAAGAACGCGATTCCCAACGATCCGGAAAAGCCCTTCGTGACCAGCGGCATCCGCCTGGGTACGCCGGCCATCACCACCCGGGGTTTCAAGGAAGCGGAAACCGAGCTCACCGCCAACCTGATCGCCGACGTGCTGGACGATCCGCGCAACGAGGCCAATATTGCCTCGGTACGCGAGCGCGTCGACGCGTTGACCACCCGTCTGCCGGTCTACGGCTGA
- a CDS encoding SpoVR family protein produces MNGIMSSLEASGAGRLASPISTGSEWTFELIRRYDEAIAEIAAEFKLDTYPNQIEIITSEQMLDAYASAGLPVGYPHWSYGKEFIRNEQAYRRGVQGLAYEIVINSNPCISYLMEENSMAMQALVIAHACYGHNSFFKGNYLFRQWTDADGVLDYLVFARNYVMACEDRYGIEAVEEILDSCHALSSHGVDRYKRPNPVSYKEELQRVADREEYQRVQFNDLWRTVPKAEASESGKKEVFPREPEENILYFIEKYSPKLQTWQRELVRIVRKIAQYYYPQMQTKVMNEGWATFWHYTILNRLHEKGLVDDGFMIEFLQSHTNVVSQRGFDQRGYGGINPYALGFAMMTDIRRICENPTEEDRRWFPDIAGGDWLKTLDFAMRNFKDESFISQYLSPKLIRDFRFFAIADHEENPQLEVVAIHDDEGYRHVRKLLAEQHNRDNLVPDVQVVQFNRDSDRSLVLRHQQTRGRPLVAEDADQVMKHLSRLWGFKVRMEETDADGQTLAFRELSH; encoded by the coding sequence ATGAATGGCATCATGAGCAGTCTGGAGGCCTCTGGCGCGGGGCGCCTCGCGTCCCCGATTTCAACGGGGTCGGAATGGACGTTCGAGCTGATCCGCCGCTACGACGAGGCCATCGCCGAGATCGCGGCGGAATTCAAGCTGGACACCTATCCCAACCAGATCGAGATCATCACGTCGGAGCAGATGCTGGACGCCTACGCGTCCGCGGGCCTGCCGGTGGGATATCCGCACTGGTCCTACGGCAAGGAATTCATCCGCAACGAGCAGGCGTATCGCCGTGGGGTGCAGGGCCTGGCCTACGAAATCGTCATCAATTCCAACCCCTGCATTTCCTACCTGATGGAGGAAAACTCCATGGCGATGCAGGCGCTGGTGATCGCGCACGCATGCTACGGCCACAATTCGTTCTTCAAGGGCAATTACCTGTTCCGGCAGTGGACCGACGCCGACGGCGTGCTGGACTACCTGGTGTTCGCGCGCAACTACGTGATGGCCTGCGAGGACCGCTACGGCATCGAAGCGGTGGAGGAAATCCTGGATTCCTGCCACGCCCTGTCGTCCCATGGCGTGGACCGCTACAAGCGGCCCAACCCGGTCTCGTACAAGGAAGAGCTGCAGCGCGTCGCCGATCGCGAGGAATACCAGCGCGTCCAGTTCAACGACCTGTGGCGCACGGTGCCCAAGGCCGAGGCGTCCGAAAGCGGCAAGAAAGAGGTATTCCCGCGGGAGCCCGAGGAAAACATCCTGTACTTCATCGAGAAGTACTCGCCCAAGCTGCAGACCTGGCAACGCGAATTGGTGCGCATCGTCCGCAAGATCGCCCAGTATTACTACCCGCAGATGCAGACCAAGGTCATGAACGAAGGCTGGGCCACGTTCTGGCACTACACCATCCTCAATCGCCTGCACGAAAAGGGGCTGGTCGATGACGGTTTCATGATCGAGTTCCTGCAAAGCCATACCAACGTGGTCAGCCAGCGGGGGTTCGACCAGCGTGGCTACGGCGGCATCAATCCGTACGCACTGGGCTTCGCCATGATGACCGACATCCGGCGGATCTGCGAAAACCCGACGGAGGAAGACCGGCGGTGGTTCCCCGATATCGCGGGCGGCGACTGGCTGAAGACACTGGACTTCGCCATGCGCAACTTCAAGGACGAATCCTTTATCTCGCAGTATCTTTCGCCCAAATTGATCCGCGACTTCCGTTTCTTCGCGATCGCCGACCACGAAGAAAACCCTCAGCTGGAGGTCGTGGCGATCCACGACGACGAAGGTTATCGCCATGTGCGCAAGCTGCTGGCCGAGCAGCACAATCGGGACAATCTGGTCCCCGATGTGCAGGTGGTGCAGTTCAACCGCGATTCGGATCGCTCGCTGGTGCTGCGTCATCAGCAGACGCGCGGACGGCCGCTGGTGGCGGAAGACGCCGACCAGGTGATGAAGCATCTGTCGCGGCTGTGGGGTTTCAAGGTACGCATGGAAGAAACCGATGCCGATGGCCAGACGCTGGCGTTCCGGGAGTTGTCGCACTGA
- a CDS encoding YbhB/YbcL family Raf kinase inhibitor-like protein, which yields MKLASLSFSDNESIPERYAFARIDPQSHVALADNFNPQFSWDDVPDGTQSFVMVCHDPDVPSKPDDVNQEGRVVPADLPRVEFFHWVLVDLPADMREIEEGAFSNGITPRGKGGPLAPHEARQGINDYTSWFAADRDMSGDYFGYDGPCPPWNDSLVHHYIFTLYALSVPRLDVEGTFNGKQVLSAIQGKILAQASLTGVYTLNPSLAPKQIGTTSA from the coding sequence ATGAAGCTAGCGAGCTTGTCTTTTTCCGATAATGAGTCGATCCCCGAACGCTATGCCTTCGCGCGGATCGACCCGCAGTCGCATGTCGCGTTGGCGGATAACTTCAACCCCCAGTTTTCCTGGGACGATGTGCCGGACGGCACCCAGTCCTTCGTCATGGTCTGCCACGATCCGGACGTGCCCAGCAAGCCGGACGACGTCAACCAGGAAGGGCGCGTGGTGCCCGCCGATCTGCCGCGCGTGGAGTTTTTCCATTGGGTGCTGGTAGACCTGCCGGCGGACATGCGGGAAATCGAGGAAGGCGCTTTTTCCAACGGCATCACGCCGCGTGGCAAGGGCGGTCCGCTCGCGCCGCACGAGGCACGCCAGGGGATCAACGACTACACCAGCTGGTTTGCCGCCGATCGCGACATGAGCGGCGACTATTTCGGTTATGACGGTCCGTGCCCGCCCTGGAATGACAGCCTGGTACACCACTATATCTTCACGCTGTACGCGCTGAGCGTCCCACGGCTGGACGTGGAAGGCACGTTCAATGGGAAACAGGTCCTCAGCGCCATCCAGGGCAAGATCCTGGCGCAGGCGTCCCTTACCGGTGTGTACACCCTGAATCCCTCGCTGGCACCCAAGCAGATCGGCACCACATCGGCATGA
- the nrdR gene encoding transcriptional regulator NrdR, which produces MRCPFCGHADTQVIDSRVLEEGETIRRRRRCQQCDKRFTTYERVELVMPSIVKRNGSRSEYDQGKLRASLSLALRKRPVSTEDVDAAVARIEEALLTSGKREVPSAYVGELVMTELRKLDKVAYVRFASVYRSFEDIGEFIEAIREMQGPLLSGKLRKEP; this is translated from the coding sequence GTGCGCTGTCCGTTCTGCGGCCATGCCGACACCCAGGTCATCGACAGCCGGGTGTTGGAAGAGGGCGAAACCATCCGCCGGCGCCGCCGCTGCCAGCAGTGCGACAAGCGCTTCACCACTTACGAGCGGGTGGAGCTCGTCATGCCGTCCATCGTCAAGCGTAACGGCAGCCGCAGCGAGTACGACCAGGGCAAGCTGCGCGCCAGCCTGTCCCTGGCGCTGCGCAAGCGGCCGGTCAGCACCGAGGACGTCGACGCGGCGGTCGCCCGCATCGAGGAAGCCCTGCTGACCAGCGGCAAGCGGGAAGTCCCTTCCGCCTACGTGGGCGAATTGGTGATGACCGAACTGCGCAAGCTGGACAAGGTCGCCTACGTCCGTTTCGCCTCGGTCTACCGCAGCTTCGAGGACATCGGCGAATTCATCGAAGCCATCCGCGAAATGCAGGGTCCGCTGCTCTCCGGCAAGCTTCGCAAAGAGCCCTGA
- a CDS encoding ABC transporter ATP-binding protein, whose protein sequence is MVSPLLSLRGVSVDFPTEDGVFRAVDQLDFDVYPGRTLAIVGESGSGKSVTSMAIMRLTDYTGGRIAEGSVLLRDKGGREIDLTRASEDDMRAIRGNDVAMIFQEPMTSLNPVFTVGDQVAEAIVLHQRLSRTAAREAARALLEKVRLPDAAQMLDRYPHQLSGGMRQRVMIAMALSCRPRLLIADEPTTALDVTIQAQILNTIRELQRDLGTAVIFITHDMGVVAEMADDVVVMLRGRKVEQGPVERLFRAPEHPYTRALLAAVPRLGAMTGRDLPLRTPHVVLEDGILREVGSTHEQDTADYTRPLLSARGLTTRFDMGRGFLGRVTHRVHAVESVDFDIYPGETLALVGESGSGKSTIGKTLQQLIAPTAGQVLYQGRDIFTMDAAGRRRLRQQIQYIFQDPYASLDPRKTVGFSIAEPIVTHGLLHGQQAIAARVAQLLEQVGLRPEHARRYPHEFSGGQRQRVCIARALASDPDLIIADESVSALDVSIQAQILNLLMDLQKDRGLSYLFITHDMAVVEKVSHRVAVMYLGQIVEMGRRRDVFETPRHPYTRKLLAAVPVAEPGRHIDTTLLAGEIPSPVRRVGDAPRVVPLVEVAPGHMVAEAA, encoded by the coding sequence ATGGTTTCCCCGCTGCTCTCCCTGCGCGGGGTGTCGGTGGATTTCCCGACCGAAGACGGCGTGTTCCGTGCCGTCGACCAGCTCGATTTCGATGTCTATCCCGGCCGCACCCTGGCCATCGTCGGCGAATCCGGCTCCGGCAAATCGGTAACGTCCATGGCCATCATGCGGCTGACCGACTATACGGGTGGCCGCATCGCTGAAGGCAGCGTCCTGCTGCGGGATAAGGGCGGCAGGGAAATCGACCTGACGCGCGCCTCCGAGGACGACATGCGCGCCATTCGCGGCAACGATGTCGCGATGATCTTCCAGGAGCCCATGACGTCGCTGAACCCGGTGTTCACCGTCGGCGACCAGGTGGCCGAAGCGATCGTCCTGCACCAGCGCCTGTCGCGCACGGCCGCTCGCGAAGCGGCGCGTGCCCTGCTGGAGAAAGTACGGCTGCCGGACGCGGCGCAAATGCTGGACCGTTATCCGCATCAGCTTTCGGGCGGCATGCGCCAGCGCGTGATGATCGCGATGGCGCTGTCGTGCCGGCCGCGCCTGCTGATCGCCGACGAGCCCACGACGGCGCTGGATGTCACCATCCAGGCCCAGATACTGAACACTATTCGAGAGCTGCAGCGCGATCTGGGCACTGCGGTCATCTTTATCACGCACGATATGGGCGTGGTCGCCGAAATGGCCGACGACGTCGTCGTGATGTTGCGCGGCCGCAAGGTGGAGCAGGGCCCGGTGGAGCGCCTGTTCCGCGCGCCGGAGCATCCCTACACCCGCGCGCTGCTGGCGGCCGTGCCGCGGTTGGGCGCCATGACGGGACGCGACCTGCCCCTGCGTACGCCGCACGTCGTGCTCGAAGATGGCATTCTGCGCGAAGTCGGTTCCACGCATGAGCAGGATACGGCGGACTACACGCGGCCTCTACTGAGCGCGCGCGGGCTGACCACACGCTTCGACATGGGCCGGGGTTTCTTGGGGCGGGTGACGCATCGCGTCCACGCGGTCGAGAGTGTCGACTTCGATATCTATCCTGGCGAGACGCTCGCGCTGGTCGGTGAATCGGGCAGCGGCAAGTCCACCATCGGCAAGACGCTGCAGCAATTGATCGCGCCGACAGCCGGGCAGGTGCTTTATCAGGGCCGGGATATTTTCACCATGGACGCCGCCGGACGGCGGCGGCTGCGCCAGCAGATCCAATACATTTTCCAGGACCCTTATGCCTCGCTGGACCCGCGCAAGACGGTGGGTTTCAGCATCGCGGAGCCCATCGTCACGCATGGCCTGCTGCATGGGCAGCAGGCCATCGCGGCGCGGGTCGCGCAATTGCTGGAGCAGGTCGGCCTGCGGCCCGAGCACGCGCGCCGCTATCCGCACGAGTTTTCCGGCGGCCAGCGCCAGCGTGTGTGCATTGCGCGGGCGCTGGCGAGCGATCCGGACCTGATCATCGCGGACGAATCGGTATCGGCGCTGGATGTGTCCATACAGGCGCAGATCCTGAACCTGCTGATGGACCTGCAGAAGGATCGGGGGCTTTCCTATCTGTTCATCACCCACGATATGGCGGTGGTCGAGAAGGTGAGCCATCGCGTCGCCGTCATGTACCTGGGCCAGATCGTCGAAATGGGCCGCCGGCGCGATGTCTTCGAAACGCCCCGGCATCCCTACACACGCAAGCTGCTCGCCGCCGTGCCGGTGGCCGAGCCCGGCCGGCACATCGATACCACGCTGCTCGCCGGCGAGATTCCCAGTCCGGTGCGCCGCGTCGGCGACGCGCCGCGGGTTGTTCCCCTGGTGGAAGTCGCGCCGGGCCACATGGTGGCCGAGGCGGCCTGA
- the ribD gene encoding bifunctional diaminohydroxyphosphoribosylaminopyrimidine deaminase/5-amino-6-(5-phosphoribosylamino)uracil reductase RibD, translating to MPISEDQDLHWMRRALDLARGVLHTTAPNPRVGCVIVRDGQVLGEGATQPPGGPHAEICALRDAAARGVSVAGATFYVTLEPCSHFGRTPPCVDAVVAAAPGRVVVAMGDPNPQVNGAGLARLRAQGIPIATGVCMQEALALNAGFAARMSRGTPWTWVKMAASLDGRSALHNGMSQWITGGEARADGHAWRARADVVLTGMGTVQKDDPRLTVRDVEVPRQPRKAVVDGRLQISEGARLFDGEEVWVFTAHDDPVKAERLARRNARVIVLPSAEPGRVDLPAMMRWMARQHVNEVHVEAGAGLTGALLSSDCVDEILAYIAPVLLGDAAGMVKLPMLSHLDNARRFDFIDVRPVGGDVRLRGRFADRWQALQSAATPR from the coding sequence GTGCCCATAAGCGAAGACCAGGATCTTCACTGGATGCGGCGCGCCCTGGATCTGGCGCGCGGGGTGCTTCATACCACCGCGCCCAATCCCCGCGTGGGCTGTGTGATCGTCCGCGACGGCCAGGTCCTGGGCGAAGGCGCCACCCAACCTCCGGGCGGGCCCCATGCCGAGATCTGCGCCTTGCGCGATGCCGCGGCGCGCGGTGTCTCGGTCGCCGGCGCCACGTTCTACGTCACCCTGGAGCCATGCAGCCATTTCGGCCGGACGCCGCCCTGCGTGGATGCCGTCGTCGCCGCCGCGCCCGGCCGGGTCGTGGTGGCCATGGGGGATCCCAATCCGCAGGTCAACGGCGCGGGCCTGGCCCGCCTGCGGGCCCAGGGCATCCCCATCGCGACGGGCGTCTGCATGCAGGAGGCCCTGGCCTTGAACGCCGGATTCGCGGCGAGGATGAGCAGGGGCACCCCGTGGACATGGGTGAAGATGGCAGCCTCGCTGGATGGGCGCAGCGCCCTGCATAACGGAATGTCGCAATGGATTACGGGCGGCGAGGCCCGCGCCGATGGCCATGCCTGGCGTGCTCGTGCCGACGTGGTTCTTACCGGCATGGGGACCGTGCAGAAGGACGATCCCCGCCTTACCGTGCGGGATGTGGAGGTTCCGCGCCAGCCGCGCAAGGCGGTGGTCGACGGCCGGTTGCAGATATCCGAGGGCGCGCGCCTGTTCGACGGGGAAGAAGTCTGGGTCTTCACCGCCCATGACGATCCGGTCAAGGCGGAACGGCTGGCGCGCCGCAATGCGCGCGTGATCGTGCTGCCCAGCGCCGAGCCGGGGCGGGTCGATTTGCCCGCCATGATGCGCTGGATGGCGCGCCAGCACGTCAACGAAGTCCACGTCGAAGCCGGCGCCGGCCTGACCGGCGCTCTGCTATCGTCAGATTGCGTGGATGAGATCCTGGCGTACATCGCGCCGGTCTTGCTGGGCGATGCCGCCGGCATGGTCAAGCTTCCGATGCTTTCGCATCTGGACAACGCCCGGCGCTTCGATTTCATCGACGTGCGGCCGGTGGGCGGCGATGTCCGGCTGCGTGGGCGTTTCGCGGATCGTTGGCAAGCGCTGCAGAGTGCTGCCACTCCGCGCTAA
- a CDS encoding YeaH/YhbH family protein, whose protein sequence is MNSLIDRRLNGRNKSTVNRERFLRRYKNQVRKAVRDLIRERSIEEMDQGGEINLPTRDISEPRLRHGMGGDREMVHPGNREFAKGDTIDRPDGGGDGGGRGDPGEGDSVDQFTFTLSRAEFLNFFFEDLELPHLARTQLGDVHQKKWHRAGYTTSGSPSSLAVGRTLKASLSRRIALSIGARRELTEAEDALEELERQGASLALLEAARAQVKSARERVASVPFLDEIDLRYRHRVSVAVPMARAVMFCLMDVSGSMDENKKDLAKRFFTLLYLFLMRKYEHVDLVFIRHTDNAEEVDEDTFFHDPKSGGTVVLSALELMRDIIEKRYSPSTWNIYAAQASDGDSFGADAARSARYLSEHLLPAARYFAYIEIHDTHDVRKSSLWAEYEREPAEHFVMRRISERGEIFSVFHELFRKEAVA, encoded by the coding sequence ATGAATTCACTTATCGATCGTCGTCTCAACGGACGCAATAAAAGCACCGTGAACCGCGAGCGGTTCCTGCGGCGCTACAAGAACCAAGTCCGAAAGGCGGTGCGGGACCTGATACGCGAGCGCTCGATCGAAGAGATGGACCAGGGTGGGGAAATCAACCTCCCCACCCGGGATATCTCCGAGCCGCGTTTGCGCCATGGCATGGGGGGTGACCGGGAAATGGTGCATCCCGGAAACCGGGAATTCGCCAAGGGCGATACCATCGACCGGCCGGATGGCGGCGGGGACGGCGGCGGCCGCGGCGATCCCGGGGAAGGCGATTCCGTCGACCAATTCACATTCACGCTGTCCCGCGCGGAGTTCCTGAATTTCTTCTTCGAAGACCTGGAATTGCCCCACCTGGCACGTACCCAGCTTGGGGATGTGCACCAGAAAAAATGGCACCGGGCCGGCTACACCACCAGCGGCTCTCCCAGTTCGCTGGCGGTGGGCCGCACGCTGAAAGCGTCGTTGTCGCGGCGCATCGCGCTTAGCATCGGCGCCCGCCGCGAACTGACAGAGGCCGAGGACGCTCTGGAAGAGCTGGAGCGCCAGGGCGCCTCGCTGGCCCTGCTGGAAGCGGCCCGCGCGCAGGTCAAGTCTGCCCGCGAGCGGGTTGCCAGTGTCCCCTTTTTGGACGAAATCGACCTGCGCTACCGGCATCGCGTATCCGTGGCCGTCCCCATGGCGCGTGCGGTGATGTTCTGCCTGATGGACGTGTCCGGCTCGATGGACGAGAACAAAAAGGACTTGGCCAAACGGTTTTTCACGCTGCTCTACCTTTTCCTGATGCGCAAGTACGAGCACGTGGACCTGGTATTCATCCGGCATACGGATAACGCCGAGGAAGTGGATGAGGACACCTTCTTCCATGATCCCAAGAGCGGGGGCACGGTGGTGCTGTCGGCGCTGGAGCTGATGCGCGACATCATCGAAAAGCGCTATTCGCCCTCTACCTGGAATATCTACGCCGCGCAGGCCAGCGACGGCGACTCCTTCGGCGCGGATGCCGCTCGCAGCGCCCGCTACCTTTCCGAACACCTGCTGCCGGCGGCCCGTTATTTCGCGTATATCGAAATCCACGATACGCATGACGTGCGCAAGAGCAGCCTGTGGGCGGAGTACGAGCGCGAGCCCGCCGAGCATTTCGTCATGCGGCGTATTTCCGAGCGCGGCGAGATCTTTTCCGTCTTCCACGAGTTGTTCAGGAAGGAGGCCGTGGCATGA
- a CDS encoding riboflavin synthase — MFTGIVTAVGRIEQTQPYESQDGSGGIRVRIDAGNLGLSDVQLGDSIAVQGACMTVVALGENSFDVDISRESLRLTVGLDREGAEVNLEKSLRVGDALGGHLVSGHVDGLGVVVGYAPVGESRELIIRAPKEIAKYLAYKGSVTVNGISLTVNRVKDGGEGSDITINVIPHTQNMTTLRNVNVGDKVNLEIDTIARYVERMMQVSEGASAGA; from the coding sequence ATGTTTACCGGCATCGTCACGGCAGTGGGCCGTATCGAGCAAACCCAGCCTTACGAATCCCAGGACGGCAGCGGCGGTATCCGCGTCCGTATCGATGCGGGAAATCTCGGCCTATCCGACGTCCAGCTCGGCGATTCGATTGCAGTACAGGGTGCCTGCATGACCGTCGTGGCACTGGGAGAAAACAGCTTCGATGTCGATATCTCGCGCGAGAGCCTGCGGCTTACCGTCGGGCTGGATCGCGAAGGCGCGGAAGTGAATCTCGAAAAATCGCTGCGAGTCGGCGATGCGCTGGGCGGCCACCTGGTATCCGGACACGTCGATGGTTTGGGTGTCGTGGTGGGCTATGCGCCGGTCGGGGAATCGCGGGAGCTTATCATCCGCGCGCCAAAGGAAATCGCCAAATACCTGGCCTACAAAGGGTCTGTTACGGTTAATGGCATAAGCCTTACAGTGAACCGCGTAAAAGACGGAGGGGAGGGTAGTGACATCACCATTAACGTAATTCCTCATACCCAAAACATGACCACGTTGCGTAACGTAAACGTAGGCGACAAAGTTAATTTGGAGATCGACACCATCGCGCGCTACGTCGAACGCATGATGCAGGTATCCGAGGGCGCTTCCGCCGGTGCCTGA
- a CDS encoding PrkA family serine protein kinase, translating into MLNIVEGFKSQYARDQETELSLEEYLNLCKRDPMAYASPAERMLAAIGEPELVDTRNDLRLSRLFSNRVIRRYPAFKEFFGMEDVISQIVSFFKHAAQGLEERKQILYLLGPVGGGKSSIAERLKTLMETYPIYALKGSPVNETPLGLFAPTRFGDQLEQDYGIPRRYLTGIMSPWAVKRLREYDGDISQFRVVRLNPSVLRQVAIAKTEPGDENNQDISSLVGKVDIRKLDRYSQDDPDAYSYSGGLCLANQGLLEFVEMFKAPIKMLHPLLTATQEGNFKGTEGFSAIPFNGAILAHSNESEWQTFRNNKHNEAFLDRIYIVKVPYCLQVTEEIQIYSKLLHNSSLAEAPCAPGTLDMMAQFSVLTRLKEPENSSIYSKMRVYDGESLKDVDPKAKALQEYKDYAGTDEGMTGVSTRFAYKILSSVFNYDQTEVAANPVHLMYVLEQRIAREDFPEDTRRRYLEFIKGFLAPRYAEFIGKEIQTAYLESYSEYGQNIFDRYVTFADCWIQDEEFRDPETGESFDRSALNDELEKIEKPAGIANPKDFRNEIVNFVLRARANNSGRNPTWTSYEKLREVIEKKMFSNTEDLLPVISFNAKASAEDKSKHQSFVERMVEKGYTEKQVRLLCEWYLRVRKSS; encoded by the coding sequence ATGCTGAACATCGTCGAAGGCTTCAAATCGCAGTACGCCCGAGATCAGGAAACCGAGCTCTCGCTCGAGGAATACCTGAATCTGTGCAAGCGTGATCCGATGGCATATGCCAGTCCCGCCGAACGGATGCTTGCTGCGATCGGTGAACCCGAACTCGTCGACACGCGCAATGACCTGCGCCTGTCCCGGCTGTTTTCCAACAGGGTGATCCGGCGGTATCCGGCCTTCAAGGAATTCTTCGGAATGGAGGACGTGATCTCGCAGATCGTTTCCTTCTTCAAGCATGCCGCGCAGGGCCTGGAAGAGCGCAAGCAGATTCTCTATCTGCTGGGGCCGGTGGGCGGCGGTAAATCCTCCATCGCCGAGCGCCTGAAGACGCTCATGGAAACCTACCCCATTTATGCCCTGAAAGGCTCGCCGGTCAACGAGACGCCGCTGGGCCTGTTTGCCCCGACGCGCTTCGGCGATCAGCTGGAGCAGGATTACGGGATACCGCGGCGCTATCTGACCGGCATCATGTCGCCCTGGGCGGTCAAGCGGCTCAGGGAATACGACGGCGACATTTCCCAATTCCGCGTGGTGCGCCTGAATCCCTCCGTGTTGCGGCAGGTAGCCATCGCCAAAACCGAACCGGGCGACGAAAATAACCAGGATATTTCCTCGCTGGTCGGCAAGGTGGATATTCGCAAGCTGGACCGCTATTCGCAGGACGACCCGGACGCCTACAGCTATTCGGGCGGGCTATGCCTGGCCAACCAGGGCCTGCTGGAATTCGTCGAAATGTTCAAGGCGCCCATCAAGATGCTGCACCCCCTGCTGACGGCCACGCAGGAAGGCAACTTCAAGGGCACCGAGGGCTTTTCCGCCATCCCGTTCAATGGCGCCATCCTGGCGCACTCGAACGAATCCGAATGGCAGACCTTCCGCAACAACAAGCACAACGAAGCGTTCCTGGACCGGATCTACATCGTCAAGGTGCCGTACTGCCTGCAGGTGACCGAGGAAATCCAGATCTACAGCAAGCTGCTGCACAACAGCTCGCTGGCGGAGGCGCCTTGCGCGCCCGGCACGCTGGACATGATGGCCCAATTCTCGGTCCTGACCCGCCTGAAGGAACCGGAAAATTCCAGCATTTACTCCAAAATGCGGGTCTACGACGGCGAAAGCCTGAAGGATGTGGATCCCAAGGCGAAGGCGCTGCAGGAATACAAGGATTACGCCGGCACCGACGAGGGGATGACCGGGGTGTCGACGCGTTTCGCGTACAAGATCCTTTCCAGCGTCTTCAATTACGACCAGACGGAAGTCGCCGCCAACCCCGTGCACCTGATGTACGTGCTGGAGCAGCGCATCGCCCGCGAAGACTTCCCGGAGGACACGCGGCGCCGCTACCTGGAGTTCATCAAGGGTTTCCTGGCGCCCCGGTATGCCGAATTCATCGGCAAGGAAATCCAGACGGCCTACCTCGAATCCTATTCCGAGTACGGGCAGAACATCTTCGACCGCTACGTCACTTTTGCCGATTGCTGGATCCAGGACGAGGAATTCCGGGATCCCGAGACTGGCGAAAGCTTCGATCGGTCGGCCCTGAACGACGAACTGGAGAAAATCGAGAAACCGGCCGGTATCGCCAATCCGAAGGACTTCCGCAACGAGATCGTCAACTTCGTGCTGCGGGCGCGCGCCAACAATAGCGGGCGCAACCCCACGTGGACCAGCTACGAGAAGTTGCGAGAGGTGATCGAGAAGAAAATGTTCTCGAACACGGAAGACCTTCTGCCCGTCATTTCCTTCAACGCCAAGGCGTCGGCGGAGGACAAGAGCAAGCACCAGAGCTTCGTGGAACGCATGGTCGAAAAGGGCTATACCGAAAAGCAGGTCCGCCTGCTTTGCGAGTGGTACTTGCGGGTGCGAAAGTCCTCCTGA